In Juglans regia cultivar Chandler chromosome 13, Walnut 2.0, whole genome shotgun sequence, the DNA window ttcaagaagaaaGCATTGCGACTGCATATGTTCCTACTTACTCTCAATTGGCTGATATTTTTACAAAGGCACTCTTCTCTCCATGATCATGAGCTGGTGTATAATGATGAAGTTGCTTTACATAATGGCCCCCTCAATTCAGCTCACATGAGAAAGGCTAGCTGAAGAGCTTTTATGTCATTTTGTCCTTTGCTAAGATGTATAGTTTTTAGTGGCTTAGTTAGTTATTTGCATAGTGTAAATATTCCTTCCAGAACGTGAGGAAAGCATTGTACAGAGCAATAGATATATCACATTTTCTGTAGACATTTGATTCAATGATTCAATGAAGAATATACCAAATTCTTCTTCATCctaataatttcttctttccttGCTTATTTTACCTTTTCTTACATGTATAGCTAGTAAATCAATTCAGGTTCTGTTGTTTATGAGGATTCATGCATGGTTACAGTACTTGGAGATCTTTGAACAGATGAGCAAAGCATCATCATATGGATGCGACACCCCCAACAAGGTTTTCTTCGTGAATGGTTTGACAACTTGTTTGTCGAGTTTTGCTTTTCTTGTCTTATTGGGCATTCGATCACATACACGCACTTTAAATTTCTTTCTCGTGTACATGTCTTATAAGCTAAACGGATGGTGCTCCCATAAAAAAACCTTCAATTATCCTTCGAACCTCTCTAATGGCTGATCATACTCTGAATTAAGTAAGTGCTTGTTGTTGCCATCCACGAGGCCTGGTGGTGGTTTTCCAAAATGGAAAGGGTGTTGCAGAAGAGATTCGGCTACGACTAATAGATTTTGGAATGGATTCGGATCAGCTTCAATACTAGGTTGCATGCCATTGCGCACAAAGGAAACTAATTCGTGTGTTAACAGCATAAACACCTGATTGAACATATCGCTAACGTAGGACGACATTGCTGCCACTTCAATAAAGTGAAATCCAAAAGGAAGTCATGATACGCACAGAAAATCTATTGTTTGCTCTCAAAACTGCACTCATCTCCATACATTGCACCAAGTATTCCCCTCAAAAGGGCCGACATTACTCAACAGTGTTTGGATTTTAATGATAATTCATTTGGTGCAAAACGCATGACATTCTGGTTCGTTGTTATAAATATAACGACCAAAACCGAAAGTTGTAAAGTACTTTAATATAGGAATTAATCAGTGAGCACAAGGTGTTGCCTAAAAGCTCAGAAATACAAACACGTAGATAATCACAGCAAAGAGAACACTAGCATACTATAATGAAGAGATTCGTGTTCCCCATGATATAAAGTAGATAAATAATTTGCATGTTTAAAAGCGTGAGTCTGTTACAAcctactagtatatataatttaagaatGGCTCCTCCTGACTTGGGAGTAAACAAAAAGCGAAGCAAGCAACAAGCAACTAAATAAAGCAAACCAAAACTCTTCAATGCACAATTCTTGCCAATCGAAGAAACTCCACAAACAGTCCCCAACATGAAGTCCTTTCAGTCCCAAGTAACTGAGATTATGGAGTTTGCCAACCCCGACTCCTCAAATGTTGTTGGGCTATCATAATCCAGAGACTTTGTCGCTCCCGGGATTGCTTGGGTCAAGCGAAATGACCTTGCGTCGGCTTCTTCTAGTTGAGAATAGCAAAATGACCACAGTagctggaaaaaataaaaataaaaaccaaaaatccAAGTTAGGGGTTATTGAAAAAGGTTGAGTTTGTAGAGAATAGCGAGCTGCTCTTCAACAATCTTTTTATCAATGATAGCAGCAAGCCGCTATGATGAGAGTATGTTATTATGCATTACTCTCATCATGgtattataaattgaaataaagtgcacattttttaaacagtaatgtataataacaaaatatacataaaataccattacaaaaattttcagaaaagcAAGATAGTAATGTATTTAGCCCGAGTATTAAGCAACATGACAACCAAGTTCAAGTTGAGCATTaacattttatagaattttcgtgctctatatataaaacataCACAACTATTTATAACCATAATCATATTAAAGTACATGGTTGAATCCAAATTTACACAGAAGACAATAAtcataaacacacaaaaattGTGGGTATTGACTTCTATGCTAACTAACAAAAGCGATACTTCAAGTATACAATCATCATAATTAAGCATAGGTCTATCATCATTTTAACAGAAAGATTTGTAACCATCATCATCCACTTCATTTGAATTGATAATagttacaattaatattttgtgatttttattaaaaataaaaaatgaaagttttgttttttgggcTTAAAGCAAGCTTTTGTAAATAGGCTTCGGTTTTGGTAAGCGAAGTATACTTGAGAGTGCTTTTACCAACACTGTTCGAGTGGcattttgattttatgaaaacctttgaAAATCCTATAGAGACGTATTTTGCAAGAATTCATGAAACAGAGTTTTTGTctgattaaataattttgaagtataatagtgattttatcaTGGAATAGATTATAATTAAAGGTAACCTTTGGTTGGATCTGAAACAATTAGAaacataataaaacaaaaatccttGGAATAAAATTGAACTACACAAATAGAAGATTTTTTAGGCGGTGGATAGCacttttaagttaaaaattagAAGATTTCTTCACTGGTACTATTagtattctgttttttttttttccccttatttctTAGTCGTAGTTTGTATTACTAGAAGTTTTTAACCCCTCCTTAGTTTATAGGCTATATAAGTCAAAAGagtctctctttttctttttctttttactttttttctttattggaaTCACAAAGTTGGCAGCATCACATGAACCTTGAATTCTTTTAGCCTATTGCAAAAAGGATTAGGGAGAAGATCTTTGTGGTAAGAAAGTATTAGATTtggatatttaaaatttgaggtATGGTCTTTGCTCTAAAAACTCGGATTCTTTTCCTTGTGTTCATTTAAACTTCAAGTTGatcctattaatttttttttttttggatttgtatCCTACTAATTTTGGTGTGCATAAATTGATTTTCCTACAAGACGTAGGAAATAGAAAACGGTCATAGAACAAATCATGCAAGGTAACATGAGCTTCAAAATAGTTCTTACTTGTATTGGATCAACACGGAAGAAATTTCTCTGGACTCTGCGTCCATCTGGAAGACGGAATCCAACCCTACAAAGGAGGTTCTTATCACCCTTGGGCTCATCAGGCAGAGGTGGATATTTTGGCTTCTTAGACGATGTTTCCTCCTCATCAGTAGCAGTTACATCTTTGTTTTTAGCAGTCACCCCACAGAAATCTTTCGTGCTTTCCATAGAAGCTGCCAGTGCTCGTTGCAGTTCCTCATCTTCGTCATTTGTTTGATCTGCATGAAACCCCATTCGTTTCGAAAAGAAATGTAAGAAAAATATCTCTCTTTATAACAAGACAAAAATCTAATAAGTTAATAGTAAACCAGAACTTAAAAAGAatttaacacatttaaaatcTCCTGGATGTTATCCACATTAACACAGCAATGCCTTGAAACTCTCACTTGCACAAAACTTTCAATTACCACAATCACAAAGAGATCTGACAAAAGTAAATCGATAAACAGACATGGCTTTATATAaaacgttagatctactttacaataaaagtagctttacaattaaaacatatcatatcaactcacgtcagtttgtgagtttacttttgtgaaatgtCTTTGTGGCTAGAGCATTTCtcttggaaataattatattttgttgagaAGGCAATCAAAAAAGCACAAGAATCATAAGCATTAACTTCTAAGCTAACATACACAATACAATGTAATCCTAAATTAGATTATTATCCTCATCAGGaacatcatcattatcatcaaagATGTGTAATCCACATCATCTTCCTCCTCTATTTCATCTAAATTAATGGTCTAGACAAACATGCATAGTTACAAATATAACTTAAAAAGTATGTTTTTTGCACTTTAAGCTCACTAAAACAATGCCAAAAATTCTGTAAATGCTCCACTTGTGCTAAGCAAAGCGCTTTAACCTTGGGTCTTTGCACTTAAGCACATTTGAAGCACTTTTACCAAGACTGACGAACACCCTTACatacctttatttttttgtggagaAGGCAATGAACTTTCTCTTGGACGTTTATTAGACAAGGTTATGTGATGATCCTTTGGGCCACCATCGATGAAAGGTAACAGATCCTACAGTCGACGTGATATCATTACGATTAATAATGTCATAAGTCAAACTTGGGTACATTTCTTATGAAGTCATGCAGCCGAAATACAGGAACATAAACTTATGTAACATACCTCTAGCAATCGCTGAGGTTGAACCATTCCACACCACGAGCGCATTTTTTGACCAGTTATGGGGTCAATGACAAGCACTACGGGAATTGAATCCAACTTGTAATATGTGCAAACCTTTCTGCCTTCGGTTGTATCATCATAGACCTATATTCACAAAACAAGTTCTGAGATTAAGTACAAAGAAATTGTAAGATATCAGAGATAAAAGATACTGATCCTAAATTTCCAAAGTCCATTATTGATATAGCATTCAGGTCGGTAGAAAAGATTTTCACAACCATCGAATTAGGTGGAAGTCGATTCTAGAGGTCATGCACATTTGAGGCATCAAGTATCCTAGAAAAGTAGTCACGCTTTCAAGGGAACTGGCAACTGAAATCCAATACACCTCAATGATTCCTTGTCAATTATGTGTCTATTAATATCATTGGGAAAGAAACATCGTATCATAGGAAGAAAATGAAGTCTAGGATAAGAAAAAAAGCTCACAGAAACTTCAACGTCCCAAATTTCTagacattacaaaaataattgagCATAAACACTGTATTGAGGACGACCCGTCTGAATTGCCTCTAGAGCTCAACTACTGGCCATCAGAGTAAAAGATGGCCCGGATCTTATATGGAAATCCATTGTAAAGAGAGCACATTTTCTAAAGCAATTACAAAGATGAGAAGCAAATTCCCTTAGTGCAGGTGCATCTGTTACTTTTTTAAGATAACAACTGGAGCTAATTATTACGGAAGCCAAAGAAACTAAATTAAGCAGAATTTCAATGTATCCACTTTATGCTAATCAATTGCCCGAAATTGGAAAAACTTAATCCACCCATCCAAACTGCCATTGCCCTCATTATTTTTGTCGCAGGCATCAAATTTATCTTGGTGCATGACGACATTTGATTGACTCAACACCCCTAACAAGATCCCATAACCTAAAAGATCAGTATGTTAGCTAAGTGGTTTAAACTGGCACAAACATTATATTAAAAGTTGGCCAGGAGTCTATTTGCCCACAACTGAATTCATGACATTCACCTTCATAAGTCTAATAGCATCCTTCGATTCCTTCCTAATAGTGCCATTCAACTGTCACACACCACTCCCCCCTTTTCTTTCATCATCATGCTTGATAATCTAAGCTACAAATGGCAAGAAGGCATTTCAATGATTAATAACCGCCTTtaatttactgataaaaaaatgattaataccACCTAAACCCAAATTGACgctcaaaatttttttgttatgtttcattattattcataagaTTTGATGTATCCATCCAACGTTTTTACTTCCTGAACTATGGACAAGGGACGTGAtcttttttaacacttttgcTTAGCATTTGAAGCTTTTTTGTGGAATTGAAGATGTTAGAAACACTATATGATTACTCATTTCAGTTATTCGActtagtgaaattattttaaaaccaGTACAATGATTCAGAAAACTGCCAGCACCGAGAAGGCCTGGCTAGGGCCTTTTGCAACAAGTACCGAAACACAATCACATGAGAAACTGCAAATTGTTCGGGGCACTTGCTACATAAATTTGgtcaattttattatatgttcaTCCAGCCTTACTTTCCAACTAGACTTGCTTGTACAGGATATTCTGTATGAAATGAACAATTAACTGAACATAGGAAGAGAAGCACATATCACAACACTGAAGTCTATCAAGGCATCACACAGACCTGCCAGAAGATAAAATTGGTACTTATAGTTTGAGAAACAGCTTCATTTGCCCATGTATCTCGATTAAGCTTCACAAAGTAATGTATTGGTACCAAGTGAGTATGCTGacaaataataacataataatgATGAACAAAGACAAACTATTGTATTTAGAGACTACCATATGAGAGCTGAATTCCTTGGTTGATTGCAAGTTTACGAGGAGCCATTTGTCTTGGACAGCAGCAGCATCTTTTGCCTGCATTTGAGTATGAGGGTGATGAAAATCAAACTAGTAAAAGCACTGAAGCAGATCGAGAACAAAAATTGAGGATTAcatcttttctatttcatgtGCTGTGCACAAACAAAATCAGAAGGATTTCCCCAGAGATAAAACGACAAAATGCTTAAAAGCAAtttgcttcaaaacaaaaaaaaagataaaaagacatGGAAAATGAGGCAACATTAA includes these proteins:
- the LOC109006446 gene encoding plant UBX domain-containing protein 7, whose translation is MEGVLSADKQNMVSSFLEIAVGQTADTARQFLQATGWKLEEAIQLFFVGNEGGPVVTTSHSQPEESINYLAEQNTGNAESDTGNVNVNVGQNDVDEVRPPLPVIREALYEDAMLYGASRMGYPSREPSSLIAFRNFDEEMKRPEVWESDQGASSTSDNPRDNLASLYRPPFHLMFHGPFEKAKDAAAVQDKWLLVNLQSTKEFSSHMLNRDTWANEAVSQTISTNFIFWQVYDDTTEGRKVCTYYKLDSIPVVLVIDPITGQKMRSWCGMVQPQRLLEDLLPFIDGGPKDHHITLSNKRPRESSLPSPQKNKDQTNDEDEELQRALAASMESTKDFCGVTAKNKDVTATDEEETSSKKPKYPPLPDEPKGDKNLLCRVGFRLPDGRRVQRNFFRVDPIQLLWSFCYSQLEEADARSFRLTQAIPGATKSLDYDSPTTFEESGLANSIISVTWD